A window of Thermus tengchongensis contains these coding sequences:
- the nadC gene encoding carboxylating nicotinate-nucleotide diphosphorylase, protein MVSEETLRAWLWEDLGHGDLTSQLVVPEDLWGQAVILAKAEGVIAGLPVAQAVFALAEPRIAFTGLVAEGERVEPGQEVARLEGPLRGILAGERLALNLLQRLSGIATLTRAYVEALKGTKAQVLDTRKTTPGLRALEKYAVRVGGGKNHRFGLFDGILLKENHLRAAGGVAQAVRRAKAGAPHYLKVEVEVTSLAELGEALEAGADLILLDNFSVEDLREAVRRVGGRVPLEASGNMTLERARQAAEAGVDYVSVGALTHSAKALDLSLLVVKP, encoded by the coding sequence ATGGTGTCGGAGGAGACCCTCAGGGCGTGGCTTTGGGAGGACCTGGGCCATGGGGACCTCACCAGCCAGCTGGTGGTGCCCGAGGACCTATGGGGTCAAGCGGTGATCTTGGCCAAGGCGGAAGGGGTTATCGCCGGGCTTCCCGTGGCCCAGGCGGTCTTCGCCCTGGCCGAACCCCGCATTGCCTTCACCGGGCTCGTGGCCGAAGGGGAGAGGGTGGAGCCTGGACAGGAGGTGGCCCGCCTCGAGGGGCCCCTCAGGGGCATCCTGGCGGGGGAGCGGCTGGCCCTCAACCTCCTCCAGCGCCTATCCGGCATCGCCACCCTCACCCGGGCCTACGTGGAAGCCCTCAAGGGGACCAAGGCCCAGGTGCTGGACACCCGCAAGACCACCCCGGGCCTCCGGGCCCTGGAGAAGTACGCGGTGCGGGTGGGCGGGGGAAAGAACCACCGCTTCGGCCTCTTTGACGGGATTCTCCTCAAGGAGAACCACCTCCGGGCAGCGGGGGGCGTGGCCCAGGCGGTGCGCCGGGCCAAGGCCGGGGCGCCCCACTACCTGAAGGTGGAGGTGGAGGTGACGAGCCTGGCCGAGCTGGGGGAGGCCCTGGAGGCGGGGGCGGACCTGATCCTCCTGGACAACTTCTCCGTGGAAGACCTGCGGGAAGCGGTGCGCCGCGTGGGGGGGCGGGTGCCCCTCGAGGCCAGCGGCAACATGACCCTGGAGCGCGCCCGCCAGGCGGCGGAGGCCGGGGTGGACTACGTGAGCGTGGGGGCCCTCACCCACTCGGCCAAGGCCCTGGACCTTTCCCTCCTGGTGGTGAAGCCATGA
- a CDS encoding ribbon-helix-helix domain-containing protein, producing MVRTQVQLPEEQAQRLKALAQEEGVSLAELVRRAVESYLLERENGGFSERAERALAVVGRFASGLTDVSQEHDRYLAMGEDHLGRLR from the coding sequence ATGGTGCGGACCCAGGTGCAGCTTCCCGAGGAACAGGCCCAGCGCCTAAAGGCCCTGGCCCAGGAGGAAGGGGTATCCCTGGCGGAGCTGGTGCGCCGGGCGGTGGAGAGCTATCTCCTGGAGAGGGAGAACGGGGGTTTTTCCGAGCGGGCAGAGCGGGCCTTGGCCGTGGTGGGCCGCTTTGCCTCGGGCCTTACCGATGTGAGCCAGGAGCACGACCGCTACCTGGCGATGGGTGAGGACCACCTTGGCCGTCTTCGTTGA